TCAACGAGTTGGACTATCAGGCGTTTGCCGACGGCTTCGGCTACGAAGAAACCGAAGACCAGGCCGCCGCCATCGCCGCCGTGATTAAAGACCTGACGCAGGCGAAGCCGATGGACCGCCTCGTGTGCGGCGATGTCGGTTTCGGCAAAACCGAAGTCGCCCTGCGCGCCGCGTTTGTGGCGGTGATGGGCGGCAAACAGGTCGCCGTACTCGCCCCGACCACACTTTTGGTCGAGCAGCACGCGCAAAATTTCGCCGACCGCTTCGCCGATTTCCCTGTAAAAGTCGCCAGCCTTTCGCGTTTCAACAACAGTAAAGCCACCAAAGCCGCGCTGGAAGGCATGGCGGACGGCACGGTCGATATCGTTATCGGCACGCACAAATTGGTGCAGGATGACATCAAATTCAAAAACTTAGGACTGGTGATTATTGATGAAGAACACCGCTTCGGCGTGCGCCAGAAAGAGCAGCTCAAACGCCTGCGCGCCAATGTCGACATCCTCACCATGACCGCCACGCCGATTCCGCGCACCCTCAGCATGGCGCTCGAAGGCCTGCGCGACTTCTCGCTCATTACCACCGCGCCCAGCCGCCGCCTCGCGGTAAAAACCTTTGTCAAACCCTTCAGCGAAGGCAGCGTGCGCGAAGCCGTATTGCGCGAACTCAAACGCGGTGGGCAGGTATTTTTCCTGCACAATGAAGTGGATACCATCGAAAACATGCGCGAGCGGCTCGAAACCCTGCTGCCCGAAGCCCGCATCGGCGTGGCGCACGGACAACTGCGCGAGCGCGAACTGGAACAAGTCATGCGCGACTTTTTGCAGCAAAGATTCAACGTATTGCTCTGTTCCACCATCATCGAAACCGGTATCGACATCCCCAACGCCAACACCATCATCATCAACCGCGCCGACAAATTCGGACTGGCGCAACTTCACCAGCTTCGCGGGCGCGTCGGCCGCAGCCACCACCAAGCCTACGCCTACCTGCTTACGCCCGAATACATCACCAAAGACGCAGAAAAACGCCTCGACGCCATCGCGGCGGCAGATGAACTCGGTGCGGGTTTCACCCTAGCCATGCAGGATTTGGAAATCCGCGGCGCAGGCGAAATCCTCGGCGAAGGACAATCCGGCGAAATGATACAGGTCGGCTTCACGCTTTACACCGAAATGCTCAAACAAGCCGTCCGCGACCTCAAAAAAGGCCGCCAGCCCGACCTCGACGCACCATTGGGCATTACCACAGAAATCAAACTGCACAGCCCGGCATTATTGCCAGAAGACTACTGCCCCGACATTCACGAGCGCCTCGTCCTCTACAAACGCCTCGCCGTCTGCGAAACCGTGCAGCAAATCAACGCCATACACGAAGAACTCGTCGACCGCTTCGGCCTGCCCGAACAACCTGTCAAAACCCTCATCGAAAGCCACCACTTACGGCTTGCGGCAAAAGAACTGGGCATCGATGCCATTGATGCGACCAGCGAAGCGGTAACGGTAACCTTTGGCAAAAACAACAATGTCGATCCAACCGAAATCATTCTACTGATTCAGAGCGACAAAAGATATCGCCTTGCCGGCGCGGATAAGCTGCGATTTACCGCGGAGATGGAAAATATCGAAGTGCGGATTAATACAGTGAAGAACGTATTGAAGACTTTGAAAGAAAGGGTGATGGTTAAGTAGAGAGGTTAAGAAAAGGCCGTCTGAAAATACTGAAACTGTCGGCGATTGAAAATTGAGTCTAAGGCTGCTAAATCGATCAGGGAGTTATTATGAAAATGAGGGTAATGATGCTGGGAGTAACAGGCTTGATATTATCCGGCTGCTTTTTCACTGATGAAATTAAGTTGGAAGATATTCAGAATTTTAAAATTACAGTCAATGAAGCTAAGGGTTATAGACAGGTTCATTTGACAGGCTTATTAGGCAATAGCGCAATTGGTATTTCAGATATCAAAACAACTAGCCACAACGATGAGCTGAATATTACTTTATTTCAAAAATTAGCAGGTTCGGAATACTCAGGAACATTAGATAAAGAAATTGTTCTTGAAAGCAATATCAAGAAGATTACTTATGGTTCTAAACACGAGATGATATGGCAAGACTAAAAATTATAGTAGAGGCCGTCTGAAAAAGATTCAGACGGCCTTTAAAAAAATTATAAATGGATAGATTTTTTGGCTATCCTATTTCGGCAATATTTCAAGATTTTTCTGCGCAGAAAAAGGAATACAGCAACTGTATCATCTCGGTTACCCTCGGGTCGGCAATGTAATATTGCCGTTCCCGATGGTTCACTTCAAACGCTACCAAACCGGCTTCACGCAGTAGCGCTAATTGGCTGGACATTGCCGCTTGCGGCAGTCCGGATGATTCAGCCAACTCGGTTACATTGTGCGGCCTTTCATGTAGTTTGCACAATACGGCGAGACGGTTGGGATTGGCCAGAAGTTTGAGAAAAGCGGTGGCTTCTTCGTAGGGCGGTTGATTGTCGGCAATGGTCATTTTTCACGCTTTTCGGCAAATGAGGAGGTCGAATTATCAGTCATAATGGCCTCAGCAGCAACTTTCAGACGGCCTTTGCTTAATGGTTCCATGGCATTTTGGCCAGCAGGCGTGCCATGCCGCAGAATCCGGTTAGTCCGGCAGTTAACAGGCCTGCGCCGACCATCACGTCTATCAGATAAAACCAAGGCGATACCAGCCAACCTGCCAGCATGCCCAACAGAATCAAACTGCCCGCAATGGTTTGCACCTGCCGCATGATATCCGGTGCGGCATGGTCGGTAACAATAGGAAGCCCTGCAGCCTTCCATGCCTGTAAGCCGCCTTCCAGAATATAGCATTCTCGACCTTGGCCAAGCACTGACAATATTGTTTCTGCCCGTGTTGTACGTTTACCGCTCAGACAATAAAAAATCAGGCATGGGGCTGTATCATCGGGCAGTTTGTCTCGCTGCTGTTCAGGCGGAAGGGATAATGCACCGACAATATGCCCGCCCCGATATTCGGCTTGGCTTCGGATGTCGACTGCCAGCGCGCCCTCACGGATTTTTGCCATTGCTTCGGAAGGCGTAATTCGCAGGAATTGTCCGACCGTACTCATGTTTTGCCTTCGTTATTTTTTGTTGATGCGGCAGGTGTTGATACCCAATAAGCTGTACAGTGCGCAGTTGCCAATCAGTGCTGTACCCAAGGGGATGATGCCCAGCCAACCCCACCAGCCAATGTGTCCGGTAGCGGCTGCAGCAATCAGCGCTACGCCAATCACAATACGGATTACGCGATCCAAAGTACCCAAGTTTCGTTTCATTTTATTGCTCCTTGTTTAAGAATAAATTATCTATAAATAAATATATATAACAAAAATCACATATAAGAAATATTATATCCCTAAAAATGACTTTGCCAAATTATTTATAACTATGCAGTTTGAAATAGGGATAGGTATTGGTTTGTTTGGTTGGTATAAATGATGGTTTAAGTATTTGATTTAAAATAAAGGAACGATTAAAGTTTCATATATAAAAAAGGCCGTCTGAAAACTGAATTTCGGCCTTTGCGTTTTAACAAGCTCGGTTATACAGTTTGTGAGTATGTAAACGAGGGGGCTTTTTTATTGGGGCTGACGTAGATTAGCAGTTATGCTAGGCTGCGAAAATGCAGATAACCAATTGTAAATTAAGCAAGAGAGTTCAAAAGAAACTACTTGAATTTTTTGTACTCCAAGTTACCGCCCGTTCCGCTGCCGATATTTTGGGCATTCAGCCCAACTCCGCTATTCTGTTCTATCGCAAAATTCGTATGGTTATCAGCCATTATCTGGCCTTGGTTGCCGATGAGGTTTTTGAGGGCCCTGTCGAGTTGGACGAAAGCTATTTCGGCGGACGGAGTAAAGGCAGACGTGGTCGCGGTGCGGCAGGAAAAGTGGTTGTCTTCGGCATTCTGAAACGCAATGGACGGGTCTATACCGTTGTGGTGGATAATGCCAAGTCTGAAACGTTACTCCCTGTCATTAAAAAGAAAATTATGCCGGATAGCATTGTTTACACGGATAGCCTGAGCAGCTACGACAAGTTGGACGTAAGCGGTTTTATTCATTACCGCATCAACCATTCCAAGGAATTTGCAGACCGCCAGAACCACATCAACGGCATTGAGAACTTTTGGAATCAGGCAAAACGCGTCTTACGCAAATACAACGGAATCGATCGCAAATCGTTCCCGCTGTTCTTGAAAGAATGCGAATTTCGATTTAACTTCGGCACACCGTCTCAACAGCTTAAAATCCTGCGGGATTGGTGTGGAATTTAGAGCTAATCTACGTCAGCCCCTTTTTATTTGGAAGGTGGTTGGGCATATCCGTTATCGGCTGGAAATGCGTCGGGTTCGCTGGTTTTTTGTGTCGGGTCGTACAGTTCAAAAATTGCTGTACCAATTACACCGGTGTTTTTGATGGAGCCTTTATCCGAGTTTGCGGCGTAAGAGTCTTCTGGATTGCTGAATACAAAAGATGCTACAGCATCGTCACTTTTACGGAAACCTTCGATTACCAGCGAATCATGTGGGTACAAAACATAGCCATCTGAGTATCTGCTGGCTGCTTGACCAGAGACGACATCCAAACCATCTACGCTGGCTACGATTTCCAAAGTTTTATTGCTATTGTTCTTATAAACCAAACGGTATGACTGACCGTCTTTCCCTTGTAAAAAGTAGTTGCTGCCGTCGCGGAAGATTGGAAACAGGTCGCCATTATCAGATTGCACGGATAATTCTACTTTACCTGCGGCTAATGAAATCGAGTTGATTTTTTTACCGCGATAATCTTTAGCAGAGTAATTCAATACACCTTCTGCCAAAGGGTTTTTAGTAACACGGCGCAAATCTACGGAATGAACGGAAGACTGTACTTCATCTCCCCAGCTGGTTCCTAGTTTTTCTGCTGTTTCTACGCTTTGGTTGGCCGTTTCTGATTCGGCTGTGGCAGGAGCTTCGGACGAGGGGGATTGTTGAGAACAAGCAGCCAAAATTGC
Above is a genomic segment from Neisseria subflava containing:
- a CDS encoding rhodanese-like domain-containing protein — encoded protein: MSTVGQFLRITPSEAMAKIREGALAVDIRSQAEYRGGHIVGALSLPPEQQRDKLPDDTAPCLIFYCLSGKRTTRAETILSVLGQGRECYILEGGLQAWKAAGLPIVTDHAAPDIMRQVQTIAGSLILLGMLAGWLVSPWFYLIDVMVGAGLLTAGLTGFCGMARLLAKMPWNH
- a CDS encoding IS1595 family transposase, encoding MQITNCKLSKRVQKKLLEFFVLQVTARSAADILGIQPNSAILFYRKIRMVISHYLALVADEVFEGPVELDESYFGGRSKGRRGRGAAGKVVVFGILKRNGRVYTVVVDNAKSETLLPVIKKKIMPDSIVYTDSLSSYDKLDVSGFIHYRINHSKEFADRQNHINGIENFWNQAKRVLRKYNGIDRKSFPLFLKECEFRFNFGTPSQQLKILRDWCGI
- a CDS encoding YgaP family membrane protein, coding for MKRNLGTLDRVIRIVIGVALIAAAATGHIGWWGWLGIIPLGTALIGNCALYSLLGINTCRINKK
- a CDS encoding ArsR/SmtB family transcription factor; the encoded protein is MTIADNQPPYEEATAFLKLLANPNRLAVLCKLHERPHNVTELAESSGLPQAAMSSQLALLREAGLVAFEVNHRERQYYIADPRVTEMIQLLYSFFCAEKS